In Arachis stenosperma cultivar V10309 chromosome 1, arast.V10309.gnm1.PFL2, whole genome shotgun sequence, one DNA window encodes the following:
- the LOC130942351 gene encoding amino acid transporter AVT6B-like produces MTLQNNTPTRTKKQLIIDDDDANEHSPLLPTKRDHDYDDGNGDGASFVGSVFNLSTTIIGAGIMALPAAIKVLGLLPGISSIIFLAFLTDTSLDILLRFSRVAKASSYAHVMGSAFGRLGTMVLQISVFINNLGILVVYMIIIGDVLSGTSSSGIHHFGVLEGWFGECWWTGRYFILLITTLFIFAPLAFVKRIDSLRYSSALAVALAIVFLVITAGITLFKLFNGSIASPRLLPNVTDSASLWNLFTAVPVLVTAFVCHYNVHTIDKELGDSSLIQPVVRASLSLCSSIYILTALFGFLLFGESTLDDVLANFDTDLGIPYSSLLNDVVRISYALHLMLVFPVIFFSLRFNFDDLIFPSARPLNSDQCRFVSITSGLVALVYIAANFIPSIWDAFQFTGATATVCLGFIFPAAIALRDSHGIASKKDKILSVIMIALAVFSNIIAIYSNANSMFRKEVDDLH; encoded by the exons ATGACACTGCAAAACAACACCCCAACAAGAACAAAGAAGCAACTCatcattgatgatgatgatgctaaTGAACATTCTCCATTGCTACCAACAAAGagagatcatgattatgatgaTGGTAATGGTGATGGTGCATCCTTTGTTGGGTCAGTGTTCAATTTATCAACAACAATCATTGGTGCTGGAATCATGGCCTTACCAGCAGCAATCAAAGTGCTTGGTCTTCTCCCTGGCATTTCATCAATCATCTTCCTTGCATTCCTCACTGACACCTCTCTTGACATACTCCTAAGGTTCAGCAGAGTTGCAAAAGCTTCATCCTATGCTCATGTCATGGGTTCTGCTTTTGGAAGACTTGGAACAATGGTGCTTCAGATATCTGTTTTCATCAATAATCTTGGGATACTTGTTGTCTATATGATTATAATTG GTGATGTGCTTTCTGGAACATCGTCCAGTGGAATTCACCATTTTGGTGTGCTTGAAGGATGGTTTGGTGAATGCTGGTGGACTGGCCGTtatttcattcttcttattaCAACCCTTTTCATATTTGCTCCACTGGCATTTGTTAAGAGAATAG ATTCATTGAGGTATTCTTCTGCTTTAGCGGTGGCTCTGGCGATCGTGTTTCTAGTCATAACTGCAGGAATCACACTGTTTAAATTGTTTAATGGCAGTATTGCTAGTCCGCGGTTACTTCCAAACGTTACTGATAGTGCATCTCTATGGAATCTCTTCACAGCAGTTCCAGTTCTTGTGACAGCATTTGTGTGCCATTACAATG TTCATACAATAGACAAAGAGCTAGGAGACTCCTCGTTGATACAACCGGTTGTGCGCGCATCACTCTCTCTGTGTTCCAGCATCTATATTCTTACAGCCTTATTCGGATTCCTCCTATTTGGTGAATCAACTCTGGATGATGTGCTAGCCAACTTTGATACTGATCTTGGCATCCCTTACAGTAGTCTCCTTAACGACGTTGTTCGCATTAGCTATGCTCTCCACCTCATGCTTGTTTTCCCGGTGATCTTCTTCTCGTTGCGCTTCAATTTTGACGATCTCATCTTTCCTTCAGCTAGGCCACTGAATTCAGATCAGTGTAGATTTGTCTCGATCACCAGCGGACTTGTTGCTTTAGTGTACATAGCTGCAAACTTTATACCAAGCATATGGGATGCTTTTCAATTCACTGGAGCCACTGCCACTGTTTGCCTTGGGTTTATTTTCCCAGCTGCGATCGCTCTAAG GGATTCCCATGGCATTGCATCAAAGAAGGACAAGATTTTATCTGTTATAATGATCGCTCTTGCCGTATTCTCGAACATCATAGCGATATACAGTAACGCCAATTCCATGTTCAGGAAGGAAGTTGATGATCTTCATTGA
- the LOC130961515 gene encoding uncharacterized protein LOC130961515 isoform X1, with the protein MASFSVEEFLGNGVLKELLPNLLEEGWEDVPTLKVMNLEDMDSMNMTQKQKEALGIRTYLHDRGLMQYADKIEACGRSLPELLNLSTIDLSAQFDMKRDHIARFIDRTRFSDPHRLQALSARRTSMSYKEDRIPMRLLSNGSNSMMRSNEYSLAEPKIKEGYVFKGIVASEPADPRACGCVQPPPVVDQVAPYSAIENISVQKLTPEYKIGMEPLVKTKTPPMKASELWRHKPAVFLCLRRPGCIMCRAEAHKLFSQKPIFDALGVQLFAVLHEHIEAEVKDFWPRYWGGVVLFDRGRDFFKALGGGNLLKEKFLTGFLLNPRAISNYKRAKNMGIQQNFKGEGEIKGGLFIVGSGKGGIAYQFIERNFGDWAPLAEVIEICTQMQVINHCFLLFNVIVGH; encoded by the exons ATGGCTTCATTTTCAGTAGAGGAATTCCTAGGTAATGGAGTTTTGAAGGAACTGCTTCCTAATTTGTTGGAAGAAGGTTGGGAAGATGTGCCAACCCTCAAGGTTATGAATTTAGAGGATATGGATTCAATGAACATGACACAAAAACAAAAG GAGGCACTTGGAATCAGGACATACCTGCATGATCGCGGACTAATGCAATATGCAGATAAGATAGAGGCCTGCGGGAGAAGTTTGCCGGAGCTTCTCAATTTAAGCACTATAGATCTTTCTGCTCAGTTTGACATGAAGAGGGATCATATTGCCCGCTTCATCGACAGAACCAGATTCAGTGACCCCCACAGATTACAAGCACTCTCTGCTAGAAGAACCAGCATGAGCTACAAAGAAGATAGGATCCCAATGCGCCTTTTATCTAATGGCTCCAATAGCATGATGAGATCAAATGAATACTCACTGGCTGAACCTAAGATTAAAGAAGGATATGTCTTCAAAGGGATTGTGGCTAGTGAGCCAGCTGATCCTAGAGCATGTGGCTGCGTGCAACCTCCTCCAGTCGTTGACCAAGTTGCTCCATATTCTGCTATTGAAAATATATCAGTTCAAAAGCTAACACCGGAGTATAAGATTGGCATGGAACCATTGGTGAAAACCAAGACTCCTCCAATGAAGGCTTCAGAACTATGGCGACATAAACCGGCTGTTTTCCTGTGTTTACGACGACCAGG GTGCATCATGTGTAGAGCAGAAGCACACAAACTTTTCTCCCAGAAACCAATATTTGATGCACTTGGGGTTCAACTATTTGCTGTTCTTCATGAGCACATAGAGGCAGAG GTCAAAGATTTCTGGCCTAGATACTGGGGAGGTGTTGTACTTTTCGATCGGGGAAGGGATTTCTTCAAAGCTCTTGGAGGGGGCAATCTGCTCAAGGAAAAGTTCCTAACAGGATTTCTGTTGAATCCTCGAGCAATTTCCAATTACAAGCGAGCCAAGAATATGGGAATTCAGCAGAACTTCAAAGGCGAAGGCGAAATAAAGGGTGGATTATTCATAGTAGGGAGTGGAAAGGGTGGAATCGCTTACCAATTTATCGAGAGGAACTTTGGTGATTGGGCACCCCTGGCTGAAGTCATTGAGATCTGCACTCAGATGCAGGTAATTAATCATTGTTTCCTCCTTTTCAATGTGATTGTTGGTCACTAA
- the LOC130961515 gene encoding uncharacterized protein LOC130961515 isoform X2, producing MASFSVEEFLGNGVLKELLPNLLEEGWEDVPTLKVMNLEDMDSMNMTQKQKEALGIRTYLHDRGLMQYADKIEACGRSLPELLNLSTIDLSAQFDMKRDHIARFIDRTRFSDPHRLQALSARRTSMSYKEDRIPMRLLSNGSNSMMRSNEYSLAEPKIKEGYVFKGIVASEPADPRACGCVQPPPVVDQVAPYSAIENISVQKLTPEYKIGMEPLVKTKTPPMKASELWRHKPAVFLCLRRPGCIMCRAEAHKLFSQKPIFDALGVQLFAVLHEHIEAEVKDFWPRYWGGVVLFDRGRDFFKALGGGNLLKEKFLTGFLLNPRAISNYKRAKNMGIQQNFKGEGEIKGGLFIVGSGKGGIAYQFIERNFGDWAPLAEVIEICTQMQNQQQG from the exons ATGGCTTCATTTTCAGTAGAGGAATTCCTAGGTAATGGAGTTTTGAAGGAACTGCTTCCTAATTTGTTGGAAGAAGGTTGGGAAGATGTGCCAACCCTCAAGGTTATGAATTTAGAGGATATGGATTCAATGAACATGACACAAAAACAAAAG GAGGCACTTGGAATCAGGACATACCTGCATGATCGCGGACTAATGCAATATGCAGATAAGATAGAGGCCTGCGGGAGAAGTTTGCCGGAGCTTCTCAATTTAAGCACTATAGATCTTTCTGCTCAGTTTGACATGAAGAGGGATCATATTGCCCGCTTCATCGACAGAACCAGATTCAGTGACCCCCACAGATTACAAGCACTCTCTGCTAGAAGAACCAGCATGAGCTACAAAGAAGATAGGATCCCAATGCGCCTTTTATCTAATGGCTCCAATAGCATGATGAGATCAAATGAATACTCACTGGCTGAACCTAAGATTAAAGAAGGATATGTCTTCAAAGGGATTGTGGCTAGTGAGCCAGCTGATCCTAGAGCATGTGGCTGCGTGCAACCTCCTCCAGTCGTTGACCAAGTTGCTCCATATTCTGCTATTGAAAATATATCAGTTCAAAAGCTAACACCGGAGTATAAGATTGGCATGGAACCATTGGTGAAAACCAAGACTCCTCCAATGAAGGCTTCAGAACTATGGCGACATAAACCGGCTGTTTTCCTGTGTTTACGACGACCAGG GTGCATCATGTGTAGAGCAGAAGCACACAAACTTTTCTCCCAGAAACCAATATTTGATGCACTTGGGGTTCAACTATTTGCTGTTCTTCATGAGCACATAGAGGCAGAG GTCAAAGATTTCTGGCCTAGATACTGGGGAGGTGTTGTACTTTTCGATCGGGGAAGGGATTTCTTCAAAGCTCTTGGAGGGGGCAATCTGCTCAAGGAAAAGTTCCTAACAGGATTTCTGTTGAATCCTCGAGCAATTTCCAATTACAAGCGAGCCAAGAATATGGGAATTCAGCAGAACTTCAAAGGCGAAGGCGAAATAAAGGGTGGATTATTCATAGTAGGGAGTGGAAAGGGTGGAATCGCTTACCAATTTATCGAGAGGAACTTTGGTGATTGGGCACCCCTGGCTGAAGTCATTGAGATCTGCACTCAGATGCAG AACCAACAGCAAGGTTAG
- the LOC130961506 gene encoding putative pentatricopeptide repeat-containing protein At1g68930, with protein MPPSSSNYYCSLLKVCCEIRNINQLKKLHCLIIKAFIDPETFLLNNIISSYAKLGRIRYARTVFDKMPQPNVYSWNSILSAYSKLGQVSEMENLFVAMPTRDVVSWNSLISGYAGCGSLDQSVKAYNLMLNDGLYHLNRITLSTMLILASDQGCVYLGQQIHGHVVKFGFGCYVFVGSPLVNMYLRMGMVSSARQAFEEVSEKNVVLYNTLLTGLMRCGKIEDSRRLFYDMRERDSISWTTMITGSAQNGLHEEAIDFFREMRLENLEIDQYTFGSVLTACGGLMALQEGKQVHAYIIRTDYKDNIFVGSALVDMYCKCKSIKSAETVFKRMSCKNVISWTAMLVGYGQNGYSEEAVKVFCDMQNFGIEPDDFTLGSVISSCANLASLEEGAQFHGRALVSGLISFLTVSNALVTLYGKCGSLEDSHRLFNEMTFRDEVSWTALVSGYAQFGKADETIRLFETMLAHGLKPDKVTFIGVLAACSRAGLVENGKQIFESMIKEHGITPIQDHYTCMIDLFSRAGRLDEARNFINRMPFGPDGIGWSTLLSSCRFHGNMEIGKWAAESLLELEPHNTACYILLSSIYAAKGEWEEVAKLRKGMRDKGLRKEPGCSWIKYKNQVYIFSADDQSNPFLDRIYSELEKLHDKMIQEGYVPDMNSVLHDVGDSEKLRMLNHHSEKLAIAFGLVFIPPGLPIRVVKNLRVCGDCHNATKYISKITQREILVRDAARFHLFKDGTCSCGDFW; from the coding sequence atgccaCCCTCTTCTTCCAACTACTACTGTTCTTTGCTCAAAGTTTGCTGCGAAATCCGCAATATTAACCAACTCAAGAAGCTCCATTGCCTCATAATCAAGGCTTTCATAGACCCAGAAACATTCTTATTGAATAACATCATCAGCTCTTATGCAAAACTCGGCAGAATCAGATATGCACGTACGGTGTTCGACAAAATGCCCCAACCGAATGTATACTCGTGGAACAGCATTCTTTCTGCGTATTCAAAACTGGGTCAGGTTTCTGAGATGGAAAACTTGTTTGTTGCCATGCCAACCCGTGATGTGGTGTCTTGGAATTCCCTTATTTCGGGGTATGCTGGTTGTGGTTCTCTTGACCAATCAGTGAAGGCCTATAACTTGATGTTGAATGATGGGTTGTACCATCTGAATAGGATCACACTCTCGACGATGCTTATTCTTGCATCTGATCAGGGGTGTGTCTATTTGGGACAGCAGATTCATGGGCATGTGGTGAAATTCGGTTTTGGGTGTTATGTTTTTGTTGGGAGTCCTTTGGTGAATATGTACTTGAGGATGGGAATGGTATCTTCTGCAAGGCAGGCTTTTGAAGAAGTGTCAGAGAAGAATGTGGTTTTGTATAATACTTTGTTGACGGGGCTTATGCGATGTGGTAAGATTGAAGATTCGAGGCGTTTGTTTTATGATATGCGAGAGAGGGATTCGATTTCTTGGACAACAATGATCACAGGGTCTGCTCAGAATGGGTTGCACGAAGAAGCTATTGATTTTTTCAGAGAGATGAGATTGGAAAATCTAGAGATCGATCAGTACACATTTGGAAGTGTGTTAACTGCATGTGGTGGTCTTATGGCTTTGCAAGAAGGCAAGCAGGTTCATGCTTACATAATTAGGACTGATTATAAGGATAATATATTTGTTGGCAGTGCTCTTGTTGACATGTATTGCAAATGCAAGAGTATAAAATCAGCAGAAACGGTTTTCAAGAGGATGTCCTGCAAGAATGTTATCTCTTGGACCGCAATGTTGGTGGGATATGGACAGAATGGTTATAGTGAAGAAGCTGTTAAAGTCTTTTGCGATATGCAAAACTTTGGGATCGAGCCAGATGATTTTACCCTTGGGAGTGTAATTAGCTCATGCGCAAACCTTGCAAGCTTAGAAGAGGGTGCCCAATTTCATGGGAGGGCTCTGGTTTCTGGCCTGATTTCTTTTCTTACTGTTTCCAATGCACTTGTTACATTATATGGGAAGTGTGGGAGCCTTGAAGACTCCCATCGACTTTTTAATGAAATGACCTTCAGAGATGAAGTCTCTTGGACAGCACTTGTTTCTGGATATGCACAGTTTGGTAAAGCCGATGAAACAATCAGGTTATTCGAAACCATGTTAGCACATGGTTTGAAACCCGACAAGGTTACTTTCATCGGGGTTCTTGCAGCTTGCAGTAGGGCAGGACTAGTAGAGAACGGAAAACAGATATTTGAATCGATGATTAAGGAACATGGAATTACGCCAATTCAAGATCATTACACCTGCATGATTGACCTTTTTAGTCGAGCTGGTAGATTAGATGAAGCAAGGAATTTTATAAATAGGATGCCTTTCGGTCCTGATGGAATTGGTTGGTCAACCTTATTAAGTTCATGTAGATTCCATGGGAACATGGAAATTGGCAAGTGGGCTGCTGAGTCTCTCTTGGAATTAGAACCACATAATACTGCATGCTACATCTTACTTTCCAGCATCTATGCAGCCAAAGGGGAATGGGAAGAAGTTGCCAAATTAAGAAAAGGGATGAGAGATAAGGGACTGCGAAAGGAACCAGGATGTAGCTGGATCAAATATAAGAACCAAGTATACATTTTCTCTGCGGATGATCAGTCAAATCCATTTTTGGATCGGATATATTCTGAGCTTGAAAAGTTGCATGACAAAATGATACAAGAAGGATATGTGCCTGATATGAACTCTGTTCTGCATGATGTTGGGGATTCAGAGAAATTAAGAATGCTTAATCATCATAGTGAAAAGCTTGCTATTGCCTTTGGGTTGGTATTTATTCCTCCTGGTCTTCCCATACGAGTAGTTAAAAATTTGAGGGTTTGTGGGGATTGCCACAATGCCACTAAGTATATATCTAAGATCACCCAGAGGGAAATTCTAGTGAGAGATGCTGCCCGGTTCCACTTGTTTAAAGATGGAACGTGTTCTTGTGGAGACTTTTGGTGA